The window GTGCGAAGATCGTCTCGGTGATGACGGCGCCGCCGAGCAGCTGGCCGAACTGCAAGCCGAACGCAGTCACGAACGGCAGCAGCGCGTTGCGAAGCGCGTGTTTGAGCGTTACGACGATCGTCGGAAGTCCTTTGGCGCGTGCCGTGCGTACGTAGTCTTGCGAGAGTTCGCCGATCAGTGCAGTGCGAATCAGCCGCGTAAAGAGCGCGATACGGTAGAACGCGAGCGTAAACGCGGGTAAGACGAAATTACGCCAATCGCCGACACCCGACGACGGAAACAGCTCGAACTCGACGCTGAAAATCAAGATTAGCAAGATGCCCAGAAAGAACGTCGGGATCGACGACCCGAGCACCGAGACGAGGCGCAGCGTTCGATCGAGAGCTCGTCCGGGCCGAAGCGCCGCGATGATTCCGAACGGCACGCCAAAAACGAGCGCAACGACCATCGCTGCCACGACGAGCTCGACCGTGACGCCTAAGCGCTGCAGGACGAGCGTCATCGCCGGCTCCGACGTATAAAACGAAACGCCGAGATGTCCATGAAGCACGTCGCCAAGGAAGTGTATGTACTGCGCGCTGAGCGGTAGATCGAGCCCGAGCGAGTGCGCAAGCTCCGCGCGCTGTGCTTGCGTCATCGTCTCGGGCGCGAGAACGGCGATCGGGTCGCCGGCAGCGTGCAGCAGCACGAAGACGACGGTCACGACCGCCCACATCGCGAGGATTGCTTGTAGGAGGCGGGTTAGGACGTATTGCGCCACGTCATTTGCGCGACATCATCCATGCAAGGATGAGCTCGTCGGACGGACGCGATTCCCATGCAACGTGGTTGTTGACGCCGGCAATGACGTCTTCCCAATAAAGCGGTACGTACGCGAAGTCTTTGCGCTCGGCGACTGCATAGCCTTGACGCTCGGCCTGAATGCGGAAATGCGGATCGAAGATGCTCGCGGCGCGCGCCATCGTCTGGTCGGCGCTCGGATCGCAATAATGCTCGCGATTTGTGAAGCCGTATCCAGCCGCATTATCCTTGCAATGAAAGACGGTTTCCCAGGCGCTGATCGGATCCGTCGTTCCCCAACCGGCCATGTACAGCGTGAAGTCGCCTTTGTCCATATTGGGAAAGAAGATCGTCTTTGTGACCGCGTTGACCTGAACGGTGATTCCGGCTTGCGCGAGCATGCCCGCCAACGCTTGCGCGACCACCGAATCGTCGAGATAGCGGTCGGTCGTTGCGTCGAGACGGACGGTAAAGCCGTTAGGGTAACCGGCCTCCGCGAGCAATTTCTTGGCGCCGGCCGGATCGTACGGTAGTCGTTTGACGGATGGATCGAATGACTCGATTGCGGGGGCATTCCATTGTGTGGCCGGAACAGCGGCGCCGTTGAAGACCTTGTCGCGCAACGCATTGACGTCGATCGCTTGATAGACTGCACGACGCACGCGCGGATCCATAAACGGGTTGTTGCCGCCGGGGATGCCGGGCGTTCCGGTCTTGCGCCAATAGTCCATCGCGAGATAGATGATGCGCACGCCGCCGACAGCCGTGATGTAGGCGCTTCCGCTGTGCTTGACGCGTTCGAAATCCTGCGGATCGATTTTCTCGGCGACCTGGACTTGACCCGAAAGCAACGCGGCGAGTCGCGTCGCGCCGTTCGAGATGTTCTCGAGCTTGACGTAGTTGAAAGTCGGCTTAGATCCCCAATAACCGTTCCATGTGCGTAGGTCGAGATGATCTTGCGCAAGCCAGCTGACGAACTCGTATGGACCTGTTCCGACCGGATGCGTGTTGAGAAACTCGCGGCCGTCGCGCTTGATCTCGACCTCGGGCATGACCGGGATTTGCGAGAGATCGAGCGGGATCTGCGGGTTCGGCGTTTTTGTCGTGATGATGACGGCGTTCGGACCCTCAGGATCGACCTTTGAAACGGTGACGAGAAAGTTTCGAATCTGCGCCTTCGGATTCGTCGCCGCATCCATGATCGAGTCGGCGACGTCTTGCGACGTCATCGCACGGCCATTTTGGAATTTGACGCCCTTGCGTAGCTCGATCCGCCAGCGATTCTGTCCGATGATTTTCCAGCTCGTCGCAATGCGCGGCTGCGGGCTGCCGTTCTTCGGATCTTGGATCGTCAGCGTATCGAAGATGTGGCGCTGCCATGCGTACGACGTGTTTTCCGCGCGCATGATCGGGTCGAGGGTAACGGCGCCGCCGTTATAGGCGATGACGAGCGGACTCGAGGCCGAGTTGCCTGGACGAGCTTGTGAGAACGCGGTTTGCGGCGCGATCACAAGCGCGCTCAATACGACCGCGACGAGAATACGAAGTCCAATCCGGCTCACGAAAACCTCCAGAGCGCGCCCAGGGTGGGGCTCCTTCTCCGCCAAAGCGGTTCCTCCGTGCTTCTTCGTCTATTGCTGCGCGGCGTGCTGAGTGCGGTCGCAGCGATCGTCGTGGCCGTCGTCGCCTATGTCGCGTACGTTGCCGTGGGTTGGCACGCCGAGGCCCATCTCGATGGCACGCTCTCCGGTCTGCCGGTAAAAGCGCCGGTCATCGTCTTACGTGACGGGCGCGGAGTCCCTCACGTCCGTGCGCAGTCAATGCACGACCTCATGGTGGCGCAGGGATACCTCGAGGCCTCGGATCGGCTCTTTCAAATCGACCTCGTGCGCCATGTCATCTACGGCCGGCTGGCCGAATGGTTCGGCGAGAAGCTGTTGGAGCCGGACATGCAGGCTCGCACGTTCGATGTAGAGCGCATTATCTCAACTGAATATTCACGTTTGAGCCAGGAACAACGCGACGATCTCGTTGCGTTCGCGAGCGGAGTAAATGCTGCAATGCGGCGCGAGCCGCTGCCGGTCGAATACCGGCTGCTTCTGCTTTGGCCGCAACCTTGGCAGCCGCAAGACACGCTCGCGGTCGGCTTTGCAACGGTGCTGACGCTCACCGATCCCTGGGACGACGTTATCGAACGCGAGCGCGTCTTCGATGCGATGGGACAGAGCGGCACGGATGGTCTGTATTCGATTACCGATCCGCGCTACGACGTGCCGATCACGGACGGACCGCCTGCAGCCGTTCCGACGTTGCCGCCGCTGCGCGTCTACAAACGTCCGCCCGTGCGCGCTGCGCGCGGTAGCAACGAATGGGCGGTTGGCGCCGGGCGCTCGAGCGACGGGCACGCGCTGCTCGCCAACGATCCGCATCTCGACATTACGATGCCGGGCATCTGGTATCTGATCGACTTGCAGGCACCGGGCTTCCACGCGGCCGGCGCGACGCTGGCCGGGACCGCCGGCGTGATTCTCGGGCACAACGATCACGTCGCGTGGGGTGCGACGAACGGGAACGTCATCTCGGAGAGCGTCTACGTCTCCGGCTATCGCGAACAAGAGCGTGACGAAACGTTTCACGTCCGCTTTGGACAGACGGTAGAGCATACGTACAATCAAGATACGCATGGTTTTTCCGTGCTTGGCGACGTCGGCTATTCGGTCGATTGGCCGGCCGCTGCCGATCCCGTTTCACCCGAGACGACATTCGAGCAGCTGAATCGGGCAACGAACGTTGCCGGTGCGCTCGCAGCGCTTCGCGATTATCCGGGTCCGACGCAAAACTTCGTCGTGGCCGATACGAACGGTCAAGCTACGTATCATTTGGCAGGAGAGATTCCTAACGATCCCCTGTGGGGACTACGCACGCATCCGCCCTCGGATCCGCACTACCCGCCGATTCCGTTCGATCAGTTGCCGAAGGTTGCGCCGTCACGTAACGCAGTCGTGTTCACCGCCAACAACCGCATGTACGGCCGCGACTATCGCTATCGGCTCTCGGCATGGTTTGCACCGCCCTATCGCGCCGCGCGCATCGCCCAACTGTTGCGCGCACGCAAGCAGTACGATATTGCATACTTTTCACAGATGCAAGCCGACACGCTCTCGTTGCCCGAGCAAGAGCTCGTCCAGATGACGCTGGATGCGGCAAAACGCGAGCACGCGCAAAACGATCCGCAGCTCGGCCCGCTGCTGAATCAGCTCGCGCATTGGGATGGCCGGTTCGAACCGGATTCAACGGCAGCAAGCCTGGCTTTCGCGCTACGTCAGGCGGCCGTCAACGATTTCATCAGCCAGCATTTCGAGAGCTACGCGGCGCAAGCGTATCGCAGCAGCTCGGATGTCATCGTCGTTTTGATGCGCGCGCTACGTGAACATCCGAAAGGCTATGTACCTTTCGACAATGTCGATGACTTCTTGTTAACGGCGTTGCGTGAAGCGGCACCGCACGCAAACGTGCCGTGGCGAACGGCGGGCTCGATTCCGGTACGGCACGCGTTTTCGTTCCTCGGCATTCCGTGGTTCAACGGGCTCCCGCTGCGGGGCGACGGTGATGCGTACACGGTGCACGCGCAGCTGCCGTTTGCCGGTCAGAGCTTTCGTGCAGTATGGGACGTCGGCAATTGGGATGCAGGCGGGATCGTCATTCCAAGTGGCGAGTCGGGACGTCCG of the Candidatus Baltobacteraceae bacterium genome contains:
- a CDS encoding ABC transporter permease → MAQYVLTRLLQAILAMWAVVTVVFVLLHAAGDPIAVLAPETMTQAQRAELAHSLGLDLPLSAQYIHFLGDVLHGHLGVSFYTSEPAMTLVLQRLGVTVELVVAAMVVALVFGVPFGIIAALRPGRALDRTLRLVSVLGSSIPTFFLGILLILIFSVEFELFPSSGVGDWRNFVLPAFTLAFYRIALFTRLIRTALIGELSQDYVRTARAKGLPTIVVTLKHALRNALLPFVTAFGLQFGQLLGGAVITETIFALPGMNRLALDAIARLDYPIVVAYVIVIAGLFTLINLAVDLMYSFLDPRVTYG
- a CDS encoding ABC transporter substrate-binding protein, with amino-acid sequence MSRIGLRILVAVVLSALVIAPQTAFSQARPGNSASSPLVIAYNGGAVTLDPIMRAENTSYAWQRHIFDTLTIQDPKNGSPQPRIATSWKIIGQNRWRIELRKGVKFQNGRAMTSQDVADSIMDAATNPKAQIRNFLVTVSKVDPEGPNAVIITTKTPNPQIPLDLSQIPVMPEVEIKRDGREFLNTHPVGTGPYEFVSWLAQDHLDLRTWNGYWGSKPTFNYVKLENISNGATRLAALLSGQVQVAEKIDPQDFERVKHSGSAYITAVGGVRIIYLAMDYWRKTGTPGIPGGNNPFMDPRVRRAVYQAIDVNALRDKVFNGAAVPATQWNAPAIESFDPSVKRLPYDPAGAKKLLAEAGYPNGFTVRLDATTDRYLDDSVVAQALAGMLAQAGITVQVNAVTKTIFFPNMDKGDFTLYMAGWGTTDPISAWETVFHCKDNAAGYGFTNREHYCDPSADQTMARAASIFDPHFRIQAERQGYAVAERKDFAYVPLYWEDVIAGVNNHVAWESRPSDELILAWMMSRK
- a CDS encoding penicillin acylase family protein, whose translation is MLLRLLLRGVLSAVAAIVVAVVAYVAYVAVGWHAEAHLDGTLSGLPVKAPVIVLRDGRGVPHVRAQSMHDLMVAQGYLEASDRLFQIDLVRHVIYGRLAEWFGEKLLEPDMQARTFDVERIISTEYSRLSQEQRDDLVAFASGVNAAMRREPLPVEYRLLLLWPQPWQPQDTLAVGFATVLTLTDPWDDVIERERVFDAMGQSGTDGLYSITDPRYDVPITDGPPAAVPTLPPLRVYKRPPVRAARGSNEWAVGAGRSSDGHALLANDPHLDITMPGIWYLIDLQAPGFHAAGATLAGTAGVILGHNDHVAWGATNGNVISESVYVSGYREQERDETFHVRFGQTVEHTYNQDTHGFSVLGDVGYSVDWPAAADPVSPETTFEQLNRATNVAGALAALRDYPGPTQNFVVADTNGQATYHLAGEIPNDPLWGLRTHPPSDPHYPPIPFDQLPKVAPSRNAVVFTANNRMYGRDYRYRLSAWFAPPYRAARIAQLLRARKQYDIAYFSQMQADTLSLPEQELVQMTLDAAKREHAQNDPQLGPLLNQLAHWDGRFEPDSTAASLAFALRQAAVNDFISQHFESYAAQAYRSSSDVIVVLMRALREHPKGYVPFDNVDDFLLTALREAAPHANVPWRTAGSIPVRHAFSFLGIPWFNGLPLRGDGDAYTVHAQLPFAGQSFRAVWDVGNWDAGGIVIPSGESGRPGSAHHDDASAAWSSQTLVPLPFSTQAVDAAARHRLVLAP